One stretch of Euphorbia lathyris chromosome 7, ddEupLath1.1, whole genome shotgun sequence DNA includes these proteins:
- the LOC136235265 gene encoding SKP1-interacting partner 15, giving the protein MDSSPINKLPLDTLHQIFSSLPLRQIIICRSLCKFFNNMLSSPSFMDLISARPPLRFLALRPPHLHHNHHHHNHLFANHRHLSPLHSLHVYDPDQTLWLSFNLTFLPFRSLHPVAAAGGLVYFWGDSSNSTESSKSLVACNPLTRQFKVLPQLGSAWSRHGSVLVDSTNRVMVLTELAALYLPNTNVNSWLTFSSDLPSKPRSPVLVSESVFALCDVGSPWRSQWKLFTCKLSTLNFPNNLKISYTSSSSNHNNWVCLEKHEWADLFDIIKRPRLVRGKGNKLLMVGGLKSTFSLNPSCSTILILRLDLEKLEWEEAGRMPLDMYRCFQESSKLKVFGGGDRVCFSAKRVGKLALWVDYGGEKNIWRWIDGAPGAGDGLWRGFVFEARLTSMS; this is encoded by the coding sequence ATGGATTCCTCGCCGATTAACAAGTTGCCACTCGACACTCTTCATCAAATCTTCTCCTCTCTCCCTCTCCGTCAAATCATCATCTGCCGATCACTCTGCAAGTTCTTCAATAACATGCTCTCTTCCCCGTCTTTTATGGACCTCATCTCCGCCCGCCCCCCTCTCCGTTTCCTTGCTCTCCGTCCCCCGCATCTCCATCATAACCACCACCACCATAACCACCTCTTCGCCAATCACCGTCACCTCTCTCCTCTGCATTCCCTTCACGTTTATGATCCCGATCAAACCCTCTGGCTTAGTTTTAATCTCACCTTTTTACCTTTTCGGTCTCTTCACCCCGTCGCCGCAGCTGGTGGACTCGTTTATTTTTGGGGCGATTCTTCGAATTCGACCGAGTCTAGCAAGTCACTCGTGGCTTGTAATCCGTTGACTCGTCAATTCAAGGTTTTGCCTCAACTGGGATCAGCCTGGTCGAGACACGGTTCTGTTCTTGTTGACTCAACAAACCGAGTCATGGTTCTGACAGAACTAGCTGCCTTATACTTGCCAAATACCAATGTAAATTCTTGGCTAACCTTCTCTTCAGATCTGCCATCAAAACCTAGAAGCCCAGTCTTAGTTTCGGAATCGGTTTTCGCTTTATGTGATGTTGGATCTCCATGGAGATCACAGTGGAAACTCTTCACTTGCAAGCTCTCTACTCTTAATTTCCCAAACAATCTCAAAATCAGTTATACATCTTCTTCATCCAATCATAATAATTGGGTTTGCTTAGAGAAGCATGAGTGGGCAGATCTCTTTGATATCATAAAACGGCCCCGTTTGGTACGTGGAAAGGGGAATAAATTGTTGATGGTTGGAGGCTTGAAATCAACGTTCTCGTTGAATCCATCATGTTCGACGATATTGATATTGAGGCTGGATTTGGAGAAGCTAGAATGGGAGGAGGCGGGAAGAATGCCATTGGATATGTACAGGTGTTTCCAAGAATCAAGTAAGCTCAAGGTGTTTGGGGGAGGAGATAGAGTCTGTTTCTCGGCCAAGAGGGTGGGAAAATTGGCTTTGTGGGTTGATTATGGTGGAGAAAAGAATATTTGGAGGTGGATTGATGGTGCGCCTGGAGCCGGAGATGGGCTTTGGAGAGGCTTTGTGTTCGAGGCCAGACTAACTTCAATGTCTTGA